A portion of the Lysinibacillus timonensis genome contains these proteins:
- a CDS encoding hydroxyacid dehydrogenase has product MENFKVLIPLPVSQEALDILEQHHCTVISLPNDSEQEIEKYIEDIDAVLLRTTNLKKSLIDKAKKLKVIARHGVGLDNIDVDYAISKGIKVCYTPMSNINSVAEHTVMLMMALAKRVNEGQNAVRSNQFNKRNGTLGIELKNKTVGLIGLGNIGKLVAQKCFYGFNMNIIAYDPYVKNLEEEYIQLVDSMEKLLSDSDFISIHVPYLPSTHHLIGERELAQMKPTSYLINAARGGILDEQAVLSAIHNGKIAGVALDVFEGEPFNINEEWYSVEQAVLTPHVAALTIDAMKDMAIVTATQIVDVKSGKQPSFCLNEQVVRG; this is encoded by the coding sequence ATGGAAAACTTTAAAGTGTTAATCCCATTACCTGTTTCTCAAGAGGCGCTAGATATTCTTGAACAACATCACTGTACAGTCATCAGTTTACCTAATGATTCAGAGCAAGAAATTGAAAAATATATTGAAGATATCGATGCTGTATTACTTCGTACGACAAATTTAAAAAAGTCCCTCATTGATAAAGCGAAAAAACTAAAAGTTATTGCGAGGCATGGTGTAGGTTTAGATAACATCGATGTGGATTATGCCATTTCAAAAGGAATAAAAGTGTGCTATACGCCAATGTCTAATATTAACTCAGTCGCTGAACATACTGTCATGCTTATGATGGCTTTAGCAAAACGTGTAAACGAAGGGCAAAATGCTGTTAGATCGAACCAATTTAACAAACGGAATGGAACGTTAGGTATTGAACTGAAAAATAAAACGGTAGGCTTAATTGGATTAGGGAATATTGGGAAACTAGTCGCTCAAAAGTGTTTCTATGGTTTTAATATGAACATAATTGCATACGATCCGTATGTTAAAAATTTAGAGGAAGAATATATACAACTTGTGGACTCAATGGAAAAGTTATTAAGTGATTCAGACTTTATATCCATTCATGTTCCTTATCTTCCTTCAACACACCATTTAATTGGAGAAAGAGAACTTGCTCAAATGAAACCAACGTCATACTTAATCAATGCTGCTCGTGGTGGAATACTAGACGAGCAAGCGGTCTTGAGTGCCATTCATAACGGAAAAATTGCAGGTGTTGCATTAGATGTATTCGAAGGGGAACCATTTAACATTAATGAAGAATGGTATTCAGTTGAGCAAGCGGTTTTAACACCTCATGTTGCAGCCTTAACAATCGATGCCATGAAAGATATGGCAATTGTAACGGCTACACAAATCGTTGATGTAAAAAGTGGAAAGCAGCCATCCTTCTGCCTAAATGAACAAGTGGTGAGGGGGTAG
- a CDS encoding Ldh family oxidoreductase encodes MTKIVIEKDVLSSLCIDIFSCRVPQQEAEIIVDNLIEANLTGVSSHGVTKVFDYLVRQEKQLISASTEITVEQDQITTFTWNANNGWGAVVGKKAMQECIERAKIYGVSFGAVNHSNHFGIASYYSKMAAKENMIGFAFTNSSSLMVPYGGKTPSLGTNPVCISVPTGTDVFVTLDMSTGMTARGRINLAQKLNQKIPNNWAITVDGKETTDPTEALKGYILPMGAKGSGLAIMVDIITGVLTGANFGKGVPRQYEEDIPQNLGHLFGVIDISKFIDLDEFYKNMEERIAQIVHSEPMDGFDRVMYPGQIEHEKKLEQLKHGIELDREIYVELITLAKKYHVNVDEYEKVLTEVC; translated from the coding sequence ATGACTAAGATTGTAATTGAAAAGGATGTATTATCGTCCCTTTGTATAGATATTTTTTCTTGTAGGGTACCACAACAGGAAGCAGAAATTATTGTTGATAATTTAATTGAAGCAAATTTGACAGGTGTCTCGTCACATGGTGTGACCAAGGTGTTCGATTATTTAGTAAGGCAAGAAAAGCAATTAATTTCAGCTTCTACAGAAATTACGGTAGAACAAGATCAAATCACAACATTTACTTGGAATGCGAATAATGGTTGGGGTGCTGTTGTAGGGAAGAAAGCTATGCAGGAATGTATTGAACGCGCTAAAATTTATGGCGTCAGTTTTGGGGCAGTCAATCATTCGAATCACTTCGGCATCGCATCGTACTATTCGAAAATGGCTGCAAAAGAAAATATGATAGGTTTTGCATTTACAAATTCATCCAGTCTGATGGTGCCATATGGGGGAAAAACACCATCTCTTGGAACAAATCCGGTTTGTATTAGTGTACCAACTGGGACTGATGTATTTGTAACGCTCGATATGTCGACAGGAATGACAGCAAGAGGTCGCATCAATTTGGCACAAAAGTTAAATCAAAAAATCCCTAATAACTGGGCCATCACTGTAGATGGGAAAGAAACAACAGACCCAACCGAAGCTTTAAAGGGCTATATTCTACCAATGGGTGCGAAAGGCTCTGGTTTGGCCATCATGGTCGATATCATCACTGGCGTATTAACGGGTGCAAATTTCGGAAAAGGTGTACCACGTCAGTACGAAGAAGACATCCCTCAAAATTTAGGTCATCTTTTTGGAGTCATTGATATTTCAAAGTTTATCGATTTGGATGAATTCTATAAAAATATGGAAGAACGTATCGCTCAAATTGTCCATTCTGAACCGATGGATGGCTTTGATCGTGTTATGTACCCTGGACAAATAGAACATGAGAAAAAATTGGAGCAGCTTAAACATGGCATTGAGTTAGATAGAGAGATTTATGTAGAGCTGATTACTTTAGCCAAAAAATATCATGTAAATGTAGATGAGTATGAAAAAGTTTTAACTGAAGTCTGTTAA
- the garD gene encoding galactarate dehydratase has product MVVSTKPLYIKVHPNDNTAIVVNDGGVNPGAQFDSGVEAIEKVPQGHKIALETVEEGGMIRRYGEVIGYAVKRIEKGSWIRESMLTLPTPPSLENLSIGTNVKEVQIEQTNYTFKGFRNSNGTVGTKNILGITTSVQCVVGVLDYAVAKIKKELLPLYSNVDDVVALKHAYGCGVAIQAEDADIPIRTITNLSTHPNFGGEVMVVGLGCEKLQASRITDDATNILLLQEKTGFQNMVEDILKMAEEKLKKLNGRKREDCPISELVIGVQCGGSDAFSGVTANPAVGYASDLLVKAGATVLFSEVTEVRDAIHLLTPRAATEEVGTALIREMKWYDHYLAKGKADRSANPSPGNKKGGLSNIVEKALGSIVKSGTSPIVDVLAPGEKVKQKGLVFAATPASDFVCGTLQAASGIHLQVFTTGRGTPYNLPVVPVIKVSTRSSLKKEWHDLIDLDAGTIATGEETLEEVGQRIFESILRVASGEEQTWGDKWGITNDITLFNPAPIT; this is encoded by the coding sequence ATGGTGGTAAGTACAAAGCCGCTCTATATAAAAGTGCATCCGAATGATAATACAGCCATTGTTGTAAATGATGGAGGGGTCAATCCGGGAGCTCAGTTTGACAGCGGGGTCGAAGCAATTGAGAAAGTTCCACAAGGCCATAAAATTGCACTAGAGACGGTAGAAGAAGGCGGTATGATTCGTCGATATGGCGAAGTGATTGGCTACGCAGTGAAGCGAATTGAAAAAGGAAGCTGGATAAGAGAGTCAATGTTGACTTTACCAACGCCTCCTTCACTTGAAAATTTAAGTATTGGTACGAATGTCAAAGAAGTACAAATTGAACAAACAAATTATACATTTAAAGGGTTCCGAAATAGCAATGGTACAGTCGGGACAAAGAACATTTTAGGAATTACAACGAGTGTTCAATGTGTAGTCGGTGTCTTAGATTATGCAGTAGCGAAGATAAAGAAAGAACTCCTTCCGTTATATTCAAATGTCGATGATGTCGTTGCTTTAAAACACGCTTATGGTTGTGGTGTAGCGATACAGGCGGAAGATGCGGATATTCCAATTCGTACAATTACGAATCTATCAACACATCCAAACTTTGGTGGAGAAGTCATGGTCGTTGGATTAGGGTGTGAAAAATTACAGGCATCACGTATTACAGATGATGCTACAAATATTTTGCTGCTTCAAGAAAAGACCGGTTTTCAAAATATGGTGGAAGACATTTTGAAAATGGCAGAGGAAAAGTTGAAAAAACTAAATGGCCGTAAACGAGAGGATTGCCCAATTAGTGAACTAGTGATTGGTGTCCAATGTGGAGGAAGTGATGCCTTCTCAGGCGTTACTGCAAATCCAGCTGTCGGCTACGCTTCTGATTTATTAGTAAAAGCTGGCGCCACAGTTCTATTTTCCGAAGTGACAGAAGTTCGAGATGCTATTCATCTTTTAACACCTAGAGCAGCGACTGAGGAAGTAGGGACTGCCTTAATTCGAGAAATGAAATGGTACGATCACTATTTAGCGAAAGGAAAAGCAGACCGAAGTGCCAATCCATCACCGGGTAATAAAAAAGGTGGTCTTTCGAATATTGTAGAGAAAGCACTAGGTTCTATCGTGAAATCGGGAACGTCACCAATCGTAGATGTTCTGGCACCTGGAGAAAAAGTAAAACAAAAAGGTTTAGTATTCGCTGCTACACCTGCAAGTGATTTCGTATGTGGAACACTTCAAGCAGCATCAGGCATCCATTTGCAAGTCTTTACAACTGGACGTGGAACTCCATACAACCTTCCTGTTGTACCAGTCATAAAAGTTTCTACGCGAAGTTCATTAAAGAAAGAATGGCACGATTTAATTGATTTAGATGCTGGAACGATTGCAACCGGTGAAGAGACGCTTGAAGAAGTTGGGCAAAGAATTTTTGAATCGATACTTCGTGTTGCCAGTGGTGAAGAACAAACATGGGGTGACAAGTGGGGTATCACAAACGATATCACATTATTTAACCCTGCTCCAATTACGTGA
- a CDS encoding Ldh family oxidoreductase: protein MGKVFIQQRALQSLCTEILAKRLNRSEAEIIADSLVFADLYGVHSHGVIKLKASLDRLDNKLIEDNTEVQIERDENAVALVNANNGWGQVASVRAMDLCIEKSKKFSASFVGVKNSNHFGIGRYYTMRAAREGMIGFAFTNASNYMVPFGAKKPSIGANALTISVPTKNDFIITLDMSTSNVARGKIAIAQKNGKPIPEGWAITVDGKTTTDPDEAMKGYLLPLGAKGSGLAIILDILSGILTGSNFGANIPSQFEGDEPQKLGHLFGALKIESFIDMNQFYDRIEVKVNETISTEPQEGFDRVLMPGQQSYETYEKYSQQGIPLDQAVLEELITLAKTYEVDTLFIEELHSAIGGEI from the coding sequence ATGGGAAAAGTGTTCATTCAACAACGGGCTTTACAATCGTTATGTACTGAAATTTTGGCGAAACGATTGAATCGTTCAGAAGCAGAAATTATTGCAGATTCTCTCGTTTTTGCGGATTTGTATGGTGTTCATTCCCATGGTGTTATTAAACTGAAAGCAAGCCTAGACCGTCTAGATAACAAGTTGATTGAAGATAATACGGAAGTTCAAATAGAACGTGACGAAAATGCAGTTGCCCTCGTCAATGCAAATAATGGCTGGGGTCAAGTAGCTTCTGTTCGTGCAATGGACCTTTGTATTGAAAAGAGTAAGAAGTTTAGTGCGAGTTTTGTAGGTGTTAAAAACTCTAACCATTTTGGAATCGGAAGATACTATACAATGCGTGCTGCTAGAGAAGGCATGATTGGTTTTGCATTCACGAATGCCTCCAACTACATGGTGCCGTTTGGAGCTAAAAAACCAAGCATCGGAGCGAATGCGCTAACTATAAGTGTTCCTACTAAAAACGACTTTATTATTACGCTAGATATGTCAACTAGTAATGTTGCAAGAGGGAAAATTGCAATTGCTCAAAAAAATGGCAAGCCAATCCCAGAAGGTTGGGCCATTACTGTTGATGGTAAAACTACAACAGATCCAGATGAAGCAATGAAAGGGTACTTATTACCTCTTGGTGCAAAAGGATCTGGTTTAGCAATTATTCTAGATATTCTTTCTGGGATTTTAACAGGATCTAATTTTGGTGCGAATATCCCTTCTCAATTTGAAGGCGATGAACCGCAAAAACTAGGTCATCTATTTGGCGCATTAAAGATTGAGAGTTTCATAGATATGAACCAATTTTATGACCGAATTGAAGTGAAAGTAAATGAGACGATTTCTACAGAACCTCAAGAAGGATTTGACCGTGTACTAATGCCAGGTCAGCAGTCGTATGAAACGTATGAGAAGTATAGTCAGCAAGGGATTCCTTTAGATCAAGCAGTGTTAGAAGAACTAATTACTTTGGCCAAAACATACGAAGTTGACACTTTATTTATAGAAGAATTGCATTCAGCCATTGGAGGTGAAATCTAA
- a CDS encoding FadR/GntR family transcriptional regulator produces MNNNFLADTLNKSTLSQQVLDHVVNLLMSGKLKTGDRLPSEFELMELLQVSRPVLREALSSLETLEIIKRKPREGTFINDKISSSPFKAMLALSINDIPSVIEARIVLELGLVTMAAEKIKDEELQRLKKTIDLIAENANSDYGYLDQEFHRIIAESANNPIVEGMIVALLIAHKKTDSLITHRDPETTIEHHMAIYLALKRRDPAAAYHAMYHHLSFVRSKILSRNK; encoded by the coding sequence ATGAATAACAATTTTTTGGCAGATACATTAAATAAATCGACACTCTCTCAGCAAGTTCTTGATCATGTAGTGAATTTACTCATGTCTGGGAAGTTGAAAACAGGAGATCGATTGCCTTCTGAATTTGAGTTGATGGAATTACTTCAAGTCAGTAGGCCGGTACTAAGAGAGGCGTTAAGTTCTCTTGAAACATTAGAGATTATTAAAAGAAAGCCGCGGGAAGGCACATTTATTAATGATAAAATTAGCAGCTCTCCGTTTAAAGCGATGCTCGCACTATCGATTAATGACATTCCATCCGTTATCGAGGCGAGAATTGTTTTAGAGTTAGGACTAGTAACCATGGCTGCAGAAAAAATAAAAGATGAGGAACTTCAACGTCTAAAGAAGACAATTGATTTAATTGCAGAAAATGCTAATTCAGATTATGGATACCTAGATCAGGAATTTCATCGAATTATAGCAGAATCAGCAAACAATCCAATTGTTGAAGGTATGATTGTTGCTTTACTAATTGCACATAAAAAGACGGACAGCTTAATTACACATCGTGATCCTGAAACTACGATTGAACATCATATGGCCATTTATTTAGCTTTAAAACGGAGAGATCCAGCAGCTGCATATCATGCTATGTATCATCATTTATCCTTCGTACGATCCAAAATTTTGTCAAGAAATAAATAA
- the gucD gene encoding alpha-ketoglutaric semialdehyde dehydrogenase GucD produces the protein MQLFDNYINGEWVPAETGETFESKNPANVNEVVGVVQKSNANDVNRAFESAKEAQKKWARLSGPARGDYLLKVSNILESRLDEIALTMTKEMGKTLPEAKGETARGVAILRYYAGEGMRSNGDIIPSTDADALMFTTRVPLGVVGVITPWNFPVAIPIWKMAPALVYGNTVVLKPAIETAVTAAKIVECFHEAGFPAGVINLITGSGAVMGDAMLENEHINAVSFTGSNTVGKHIGRKAFDRGIKYQLEMGGKNPVIVADDADLKLAVEATISGGLRSTGQKCTATSRVIVHEAVYEQFKELLLEEVAKITVGDGTENGIWMGPCANENQLNTVLSYIEIGKEEGATLLYGGNKVDNGGYFVEPTVFDNVAPTMRIAREEIFGPVLALMKVASMEEAIELANDSDFGLSASIFTTNIQKMLGFIREMDAGLIRINAESAGVELQAPFGGMKQSSSHSREQGRAAIEFFTSIKTVFVK, from the coding sequence ATGCAACTATTTGATAACTACATTAACGGTGAATGGGTTCCAGCAGAAACAGGTGAAACTTTTGAAAGTAAAAACCCTGCGAACGTTAACGAAGTAGTAGGAGTCGTTCAAAAGTCAAATGCAAATGATGTAAACCGAGCGTTTGAAAGTGCAAAAGAAGCACAAAAGAAATGGGCTCGTTTATCAGGCCCAGCACGTGGAGATTACCTACTGAAGGTATCAAATATTCTAGAATCTCGTCTGGATGAAATTGCACTAACGATGACTAAAGAAATGGGTAAAACATTACCAGAAGCAAAAGGTGAAACGGCTCGTGGCGTGGCTATTTTACGCTACTATGCAGGTGAAGGAATGCGTTCAAATGGTGATATCATTCCCTCAACTGATGCTGATGCATTAATGTTTACAACACGCGTACCACTTGGTGTTGTAGGAGTGATTACACCTTGGAACTTCCCAGTTGCAATTCCAATCTGGAAAATGGCACCTGCTCTTGTGTACGGAAATACAGTTGTTTTAAAACCAGCTATTGAAACAGCTGTTACAGCGGCAAAAATCGTAGAGTGCTTCCATGAAGCGGGCTTCCCAGCGGGTGTCATTAATTTAATTACTGGTTCTGGTGCTGTAATGGGCGATGCAATGCTTGAGAACGAACATATCAATGCAGTTTCTTTTACAGGCTCGAATACAGTAGGTAAGCATATTGGTCGTAAAGCATTCGATCGAGGCATCAAATATCAGCTAGAAATGGGCGGGAAAAACCCTGTTATTGTAGCGGATGATGCAGACCTGAAATTAGCTGTAGAGGCCACGATTAGTGGTGGTTTGCGCTCGACAGGTCAAAAGTGTACAGCTACTAGCCGTGTGATTGTCCACGAAGCAGTATATGAACAATTCAAAGAACTGCTACTTGAAGAGGTTGCCAAAATTACGGTAGGCGACGGTACGGAAAATGGTATTTGGATGGGACCATGTGCAAACGAAAACCAATTAAATACTGTCCTTTCCTATATCGAAATAGGTAAAGAAGAAGGAGCAACATTGCTATACGGTGGGAACAAAGTAGACAACGGCGGTTACTTTGTTGAACCAACAGTATTTGACAACGTAGCACCAACAATGCGTATTGCACGTGAAGAGATCTTTGGACCTGTTTTAGCTTTAATGAAAGTAGCCTCTATGGAAGAAGCAATTGAGCTTGCAAATGATTCTGATTTCGGACTAAGTGCTTCCATCTTCACAACGAACATTCAAAAAATGTTAGGGTTCATTCGCGAAATGGATGCAGGACTCATTCGAATTAATGCAGAGAGTGCAGGTGTTGAATTACAAGCACCATTTGGTGGAATGAAACAATCGAGCTCGCATTCTCGTGAACAAGGGCGTGCTGCAATCGAATTCTTTACGTCTATTAAAACTGTTTTTGTGAAATAG
- a CDS encoding MFS transporter codes for MEIEKRTNIRFVILFIIFFITVLSFADRTAISIAGDAISNDFAINHITLGYIFSAFGWTYAIGQIPGGLLVDKFGPKKVYTVLTFVWAFLLIVHSIIDLVPVFMMVSVFIVLRAIVGVISAPMFSINSRVVAEWFPTTERAMATSVYTSAQYLSIIIFAPLIGVLSTTIGWQYVFLIIGCVMLLLSLFWMSYFDLPRQHKRINESERNYIQGKPHLPANTPQEKIIFDQNPIAQLLKNRMTFGIYFGQYCSAVTSYFFMTWFPIFLIEEKGLTVAEAGFYTIFPAIGGFIGSLMGGAISDKFVQKGYTLTFSRKFPIIVGLFISSTVFFSIFIDSVVLVIVMMSLVLWGRGFSGLGWTLITETVPKRFIGINSGIFNTFSNFAGITTPIIIGILFEWTDSFFYPLLFVSIHCILAIISYGWIVSDLKELKLNYHVVEES; via the coding sequence ATGGAAATAGAAAAACGAACGAACATCCGCTTTGTCATATTATTCATCATTTTTTTCATAACTGTCTTAAGTTTTGCAGATAGGACAGCAATCTCTATTGCGGGTGATGCAATCAGTAACGATTTTGCCATCAACCATATTACATTAGGGTATATCTTTTCGGCATTTGGATGGACGTACGCAATTGGGCAAATTCCAGGAGGATTGCTCGTTGATAAATTTGGCCCGAAAAAAGTCTACACTGTGTTGACTTTTGTTTGGGCCTTCCTTTTAATTGTCCATTCCATCATCGATTTAGTACCCGTTTTTATGATGGTTAGCGTGTTCATTGTATTGCGTGCAATCGTTGGAGTTATTAGCGCACCAATGTTTTCTATTAATTCACGAGTAGTAGCTGAATGGTTTCCGACAACAGAAAGGGCGATGGCAACATCCGTTTATACATCAGCCCAATATTTATCAATTATCATTTTTGCTCCACTAATTGGGGTACTGTCCACAACGATTGGCTGGCAGTATGTATTTCTTATTATCGGGTGCGTCATGCTTCTACTTTCTCTATTTTGGATGAGTTATTTTGATTTGCCACGTCAACACAAACGCATAAATGAAAGTGAACGAAATTATATTCAAGGCAAACCACACCTTCCAGCGAATACTCCACAAGAAAAAATAATTTTTGACCAAAATCCTATTGCCCAATTATTAAAAAATCGAATGACATTTGGTATTTACTTTGGACAATATTGTTCTGCAGTTACGAGTTATTTTTTTATGACGTGGTTTCCTATTTTTTTAATCGAAGAAAAAGGCTTAACCGTAGCAGAAGCGGGATTTTACACAATCTTTCCAGCTATTGGAGGCTTTATAGGCTCTTTAATGGGTGGAGCTATTTCAGATAAATTTGTTCAAAAAGGTTATACTCTTACATTTTCAAGAAAGTTTCCAATTATCGTAGGTTTGTTTATTTCATCCACAGTTTTCTTTTCCATTTTTATAGATTCAGTAGTTCTAGTCATTGTCATGATGTCACTTGTTTTGTGGGGTAGGGGATTTAGTGGGCTAGGGTGGACGTTAATTACCGAAACCGTACCAAAACGATTCATTGGAATTAATAGTGGTATATTTAATACTTTCTCCAACTTTGCTGGAATCACAACACCAATTATTATAGGTATTTTATTTGAATGGACAGATTCGTTTTTTTATCCGCTGTTATTTGTAAGTATACATTGTATACTAGCCATTATTTCTTATGGTTGGATTGTATCTGACTTAAAAGAATTAAAATTAAATTATCACGTTGTGGAGGAATCATAA
- a CDS encoding enolase C-terminal domain-like protein, producing MNITQSKTGVPVIKNMTVYPVAGYDSMLLNLSGAHSPFFTRNIVIIEDSDGNVGVGEVPGGSEITQTLEEAKELILNQKLGSYKSILTSIRNKFSYKDASGRGLQTFDLRTTIHVVTAVEAALLDLLGKHLNVPACELLGEGKQRSSVKMLGYLFYVGDRNKTDLPYLTGEGAEDDWSYLRHQEALTPEAVVKLAEAAYERYGFEDFKLKGGVLHPEEEMDAIEALAKRFPKARITLDPNGGWTLQQAIEAVSKRGHYLAYAEDPCGAEGGYSSREIMAEFKRRTGIKTATNMVATDWRQFGHAHSLQSVDIPLADPHFWTMEGSVRVAGLCHEWGYTWGSHSNNHFDISLAMFTHVAAAAPGDITALDTHWIWQDGQQLTKNPFQIVNGEVQVPTAPGLGVEIDLDKIKAANRLYIENNLGARDDSVAMQYLIPNWKFDNKKPCLVR from the coding sequence ATGAATATTACACAATCAAAAACAGGCGTTCCTGTTATTAAAAATATGACGGTCTATCCCGTTGCTGGATATGATAGCATGCTTTTGAACTTAAGTGGTGCCCACAGTCCATTTTTTACGCGCAACATTGTCATCATTGAAGATAGCGATGGAAATGTTGGTGTAGGAGAAGTTCCTGGCGGTAGTGAAATCACTCAAACATTAGAAGAAGCAAAGGAATTAATTTTAAATCAAAAACTAGGAAGCTATAAATCGATTTTAACGTCGATTCGAAATAAGTTCTCCTATAAAGATGCAAGTGGCCGTGGTCTCCAAACGTTTGATTTAAGAACGACAATTCACGTAGTTACAGCGGTAGAAGCTGCATTACTAGACTTACTAGGAAAACACTTAAATGTTCCGGCGTGTGAATTACTAGGTGAGGGTAAACAACGTTCTAGCGTGAAAATGCTTGGCTATTTATTTTATGTAGGCGACCGCAATAAAACAGATTTACCGTATTTAACTGGAGAAGGTGCAGAGGATGATTGGTCGTATTTACGTCATCAAGAAGCACTAACACCTGAGGCTGTTGTGAAACTAGCAGAAGCTGCATATGAACGTTATGGGTTTGAAGATTTCAAATTAAAAGGTGGCGTTCTTCATCCAGAAGAAGAAATGGATGCAATCGAAGCCCTAGCTAAACGTTTCCCAAAGGCAAGAATTACACTAGATCCAAATGGTGGTTGGACATTACAGCAAGCAATTGAAGCGGTTTCAAAACGCGGTCATTACTTAGCATACGCGGAAGATCCATGCGGGGCAGAAGGTGGCTACTCATCTCGTGAAATTATGGCAGAGTTTAAACGCCGTACAGGCATCAAAACCGCAACTAATATGGTAGCAACAGATTGGCGTCAGTTTGGTCATGCACATTCATTGCAATCAGTCGATATTCCATTAGCAGACCCACATTTCTGGACGATGGAAGGTTCTGTACGAGTTGCCGGGCTATGTCATGAGTGGGGCTACACATGGGGGTCACACTCCAATAACCATTTCGATATTTCACTCGCGATGTTTACGCATGTTGCGGCAGCTGCACCAGGTGACATTACGGCGCTCGATACACACTGGATCTGGCAAGATGGTCAGCAGCTAACAAAAAATCCATTCCAAATTGTAAATGGAGAAGTGCAAGTTCCAACAGCACCAGGGTTAGGTGTGGAAATTGATCTAGACAAAATTAAAGCGGCTAATCGCCTATATATTGAAAACAACTTAGGTGCTCGTGACGACAGTGTTGCGATGCAATACTTAATACCAAATTGGAAATTTGATAACAAAAAGCCGTGTCTCGTTCGTTAG
- the kdgD gene encoding 5-dehydro-4-deoxyglucarate dehydratase gives MTVERSVPRGILGFPVAPMNEDLTINYESFQKNIEFLIDNGLNSVFIACGAGEFHAINEEEYEQLIIKAKEVVQNRVPIYTGVGGKITEALKQTELSAKHGVDGYLILPPYLIDPSQDGIYAYLKTIIESTNLNAIVYQRDNCVMTLETLKKLAELPQLVGFKDGVGNIETNVEFTQALGDRLAWINGMPLAEVTMPTYLRIGYDTYSSAISNYIPYVSRQYYDALLSGNDEKVKQIYEDIIFPIHNIRKQKKGYAVSLIKAGMNIVGLPVETHVRPPIAPVEQHHYDALAEIIKVAKEKYAEVQEGM, from the coding sequence ATGACAGTTGAACGTTCAGTACCAAGAGGGATTTTAGGGTTCCCAGTAGCACCGATGAATGAGGACCTAACGATTAACTATGAAAGTTTCCAAAAGAATATTGAATTTTTAATTGATAACGGATTAAATTCTGTTTTTATTGCATGTGGAGCAGGTGAGTTCCACGCCATTAATGAAGAAGAGTATGAACAACTTATTATTAAAGCAAAAGAAGTTGTACAAAACCGAGTACCAATTTATACAGGTGTCGGGGGCAAAATAACAGAAGCATTAAAACAAACAGAACTATCCGCAAAACATGGTGTAGATGGGTACTTAATTTTACCTCCATATTTAATCGATCCATCACAAGATGGTATTTATGCATACTTGAAAACAATCATTGAAAGTACAAACTTGAATGCAATTGTATACCAACGTGATAACTGTGTTATGACGCTTGAAACATTAAAAAAATTAGCTGAACTCCCTCAACTAGTAGGTTTCAAAGATGGCGTAGGCAATATTGAAACAAACGTTGAGTTTACTCAAGCATTAGGTGATCGTTTAGCTTGGATTAATGGAATGCCTCTAGCAGAAGTGACAATGCCTACTTATTTAAGAATTGGCTATGATACGTATTCTTCAGCTATTTCAAACTATATCCCTTATGTATCTCGTCAATATTACGATGCATTATTAAGCGGAAACGATGAAAAAGTAAAACAAATCTATGAAGATATTATTTTCCCTATTCACAATATTAGAAAACAAAAGAAAGGCTATGCAGTTTCGCTTATTAAAGCAGGAATGAATATTGTCGGTTTACCAGTAGAAACTCATGTTCGTCCACCAATTGCACCAGTAGAACAGCATCATTACGACGCATTAGCAGAAATTATTAAAGTAGCAAAAGAAAAGTATGCTGAAGTGCAGGAGGGAATGTAA